In a single window of the Nicotiana tomentosiformis chromosome 10, ASM39032v3, whole genome shotgun sequence genome:
- the LOC104113484 gene encoding uncharacterized protein — translation MSEREALPPLFKQKSWSPDMLREEAWLKRKGNYRSKLADRRRSKSVTDDDLEELRACFDLGFGFDSPDLDPKLTETFPALELYQAVNKQYGYTLSRSSSSSTVASDFDTASFVGSSSSIVDPGEDPEMVKTRLRQWAQVVACSVRQSSSS, via the exons ATGTCGGAACGGGAAGCTCTACCGCCGCTATTCAAGCAGAAATCATGGTCTCCCGATATGCTTCGAGAAGAAGCCTGGCTCAAGCGAAAAGGAAATTACCGCTCGAAGCTCGCCGACCGTCGCCGATCGAAGAGCGTCACCGACGACGACCTCGAAGAGCTTCGTGCTTGCTTTGACTTAGGTTTCGGGTTCGATTCGCCTGATTTGGATCCGAAACTCACCGAAACCTTTCCTGCTTTGGAGCTATATCAAGCTGTGAATAAGCAGTACGGTTATACATTATCTAGATCTTCTTCATCGTCTACTGTAGCTTCAGATTTTGATACGGCGTCGTTTGTTGGAAGCTCAAGCTCTATTGTTGATCCAG GTGAGGATCCGGAGATGGTGAAGACGAGATTGAGACAGTGGGCACAAGTTGTGGCTTGTTCAGTACGGCAATCATCATCATCTTAA
- the LOC104113457 gene encoding uncharacterized protein: MACLNMFNNDQQGLYTTMGPRISFSNDFLDTQQPPLRHENGYKEAPVSSDFEFSVPGYNMISADELFSKGKLLPLRENCRATTLKDELLVDDDDDYDDIFPRMGKGMRSWKQRLGLKRSQILPQKGDKNGGDLDRIDETKTPDFCNDMFANVTGDN; the protein is encoded by the exons ATGGCATGCTTAAACATGTTTAACAATGATCAACAAGGACTCTACACAACAATGGGTCCAAGAATATCCTTTTCTAATGATTTTCTTGATACTCAACAACCTCCCTTAAGGCATGAAAATGGCTACAAAGAAGCTCCCGTGTCCTCGGATTTCGAGTTCTCTGTCCCAGGCTACAACATGATCTCTGCAGATGAACTTTTTTCCAAAGGTAAATTGTTGCCATTGAGGGAGAATTGTAGAGCTACAACTCTTAAAGATGAGCTTCTTGTTGATGATGACGATGATTATGATGATATATTTCCAAGAATGGGAAAAGGGATGAGAAGTTGGAAGCAACGTTTGGGGTTGAAAAGATCTCAAATTTTGCCACAGAAAGGTGATAAAAATGGTGGAGATTTAGATAGAATAGATGAGACAAAGACACCTGATTTCTGCAATGACATGTTTGCTAATGTCACAG GAGATAACTGA
- the LOC104113469 gene encoding glycoprotein 3-alpha-L-fucosyltransferase A-like: protein MATVIPIQRLPRFEGVGSSSPTNVPLKKWSNWLPLVVALVVIVEIAFLGRLDMAEKANLVNSWTDSFYQFTTSSWSTSKVEISETGLGVLRSSEVDRNLETGSCEEWLEKEDSVEYSRDFDKDPIFVHGGEKDWKSCAVGCNFGVDSEKKPDAAFGTPQQAGTASVLRSMESAQYYPENNIVMARRRGYDIVMTTSLSSDVPVGYFSWAEYDIMAPVQPKTENALAAAFISNCGARNFRLQALEVLERANIKIDSFGSCHRNRDGNVDKVETLKRYKFSFAFENSNEEDYVTEKFFQSLVAGSVPVVIGAPNILDFAPSPNSLLHIKELKDAASVAKTMKYLAENPSAYNESLRWKLDGPSDSFKALVDMAAVHSSCRLCIFLATSIREKEEKSPEFTKRPCKCTRGSETVYHIYVRERGRFDMESIFLRSSNLSLEAFESAVLSKFKSLKHVPIWKEERPQILRGGDELKLYRVYPLGMTQRQALYTSRFKGDADFRNHIESHPCANFEAIFV, encoded by the exons ATGGCAACAGTTATTCCAATTCAAAGGTTACCAAGATTTGAAGGTGTTGGGTCATCATCACCTACAAACGTTCCCCTTAAGAAATGGTCCAATTGGCTACCTCTAGTAGTTGCACTTGTGGTTATAGTTGAAATTGCATTTCTGGGTCGACTGGACATGGCTGAAAAAGCCAACCTGGTCAACTCTTGGACTGACTCATTTTACCAGTTTACGACGTCGTCTTGGTCAACCTCCAAAGTGGAAATTAGTGAGACTGGGTTGGGTGTGTTGAGGAGTAGTGAGGTTGATCGGAATTTGGAAACTGGGAGCTGTGAGGAGTGGTTGGAAAAGGAGGATTCTGTGGAGTATTCTAGAGATTTTGACAAAGACCCAATTTTTGTTCATGGCGGCGAAAAG GATTGGAAGTCTTGTGCCGTAGGATGTAACTTTGGTGTGGATTCTGAAAAGAAGCCTGATGCGGCATTTGGGACACCACAACAGGCTGGCACGGCTAGCGTGCTTCGGTCAATGGAGTCAGCTCAATACTATCCTGAGAACAACATCGTTATGGCACGACG AAGGGGATATGATATTGTAATGACAACAAGCCTCTCTTCGGATGTTCCTGTTGGGTACTTCTCTTGGGCGGAGTATGATATAATGGCTCCAGTGCAACCTAAAACTGAGAATGCGTTAGCAGCTGCTTTTATTTCTAATTGTGGTGCTCGCAACTTCCGGTTACAGGCTCTTGAAGTCCTTGAAAGGGCAAATATCAAGATTGATTCTTTTGGCAGTTGTCATCGTAACCGGGATGGAAATG TGGACAAAGTGGAAACTCTCAAGCGCTATAAATTTAGCTTCGCTTTTGAGAATTCTAATGAGGAGGATTATGTCACCGAAAAATTCTTCCAGTCTCTGGTAGCTG GATCAGTCCCTGTGGTGATTGGTGCTCCAAACATCCTAGACTTTGCTCCTTCTCCTAATTCACTTTTACACATTAAAGAGCTGAAAGACGCTGCATCAGTTGCCAAGACTATGAAGTACCTTGCAGAAAATCCTAGTGCATATAATGAGTCATTAAG GTGGAAGCTTGACGGTCCATCTGACTCTTTCAAAGCCCTGGTTGACATGGCAGCAGTTCACTCTTCTTGTCGTTTGTGTATCTTCTTAGCAACTAGTATTAGGGAGAAAGAAGAGAAGAGTCCAGAATTTACAAAACGTCCCTGCAAATGTACCAGAGGTTCAGAAACTGTCTATCATATATATGTACGTGAAAGAGGGAGGTTTGACATGGAGTCCATTTTCCTAAG GTCATCTAATTTGTCATTGGAGGCTTTTGAATCTGCAGTACTGTCGAAGTTCAAATCTTTAAAGCATGTTCCCATTTGGAAAGAAGAAAGACCTCAAATACTACGCGGAGGGGATGAACTAAAGCTCTACAGGGTATATCCTCTCGGCATGACACAACGACAGGCATTGTACACCTCCAGATTCAAAGGAGACGCCGATTTTAGGAATCACATCGAAAGCCACCCATGTGCAAATTTTGAAGCCATATTTGTATAG
- the LOC104113476 gene encoding cold-regulated protein 28-like isoform X2 → MEEIYRRDSPLSSENLPESCTAELTRSNSECSSPTVENSKDDLLHSGNATTDEFMGWTNEKHNTFLDCLEASFVEKLHRSTVLRAGRVELNRSCRNLSRKLSAPSDKASKQFTARRDGCWKINIESDQPELFVRKGDEYHHVTDLQLCPRLPTEENQRRDKRTSSHVRRERSDLLFPIPAELQKPVSRIAGSGQNFADEDFEENSRSKRLKTAITDTADDEHIVPKEQPTPYSSERKK, encoded by the exons ATGGAGGAAATTTACCGGAGGGATTCGCCGCTTTCGTCGGAAAATCTGCCGGAGAGTTGCACTGCTGAGTTGACTCGGTCGAATTCCGAGTGTTCTTCTCCGACTGTTGAGAATTCCAAAGATGATTTGCTTCACAGTGGAAATGCAACCACG GATGAGTTCATGGGATGGACAAATGAGAAGCACAATACATTTCTTGATTGTCTTGAAGCATCATTTGTTGAGAAGTTGCACAGATCAACAGTCTTGCGTGCTGGTCGTGTGGAGCTGAACAGGAGTTGCAGAAATTTGTCTCGAAAGCTGTCTGCTCCCAGTGATAAAGCTTCTAAGCAG TTTACTGCTCGGCGAGATGGGTGTTGGAAGATCAATATTGAGAGCGACCAACCTGAGCTGTTTGTCAGGAAGGGTGATGAGTACCATCACGTTACGGACCTCCAATTATGTCCTAGACTCCCTACTGAGGAAAATCAAAGAAGAGATAAGAGGACTTCATCTCATGTACGTAGAGAAAGATCAGACCTGCTCTTTCCCATCCCTGCAGAACTTCAGAAACCAGTTAGCAGAATTGCTG GTTCGGGTCAGAATTTTGCGGATGAAGATTTCGAGGAAAACTCAAGGAGCAAAAGACTGAAGACAGCAATAACGGATACTGCAGATGATGAGCAT ATTGTCCCAAAGGAACAGCCAACTCCATATTCTAGCGAAAGAAAGAAGTAA
- the LOC104113476 gene encoding cold-regulated protein 28-like isoform X1, whose protein sequence is MEEIYRRDSPLSSENLPESCTAELTRSNSECSSPTVENSKDDLLHSGNATTDEFMGWTNEKHNTFLDCLEASFVEKLHRSTVLRAGRVELNRSCRNLSRKLSAPSDKASKQFTARRDGCWKINIESDQPELFVRKGDEYHHVTDLQLCPRLPTEENQRRDKRTSSHVRRERSDLLFPIPAELQKPVSRIAEGSGQNFADEDFEENSRSKRLKTAITDTADDEHIVPKEQPTPYSSERKK, encoded by the exons ATGGAGGAAATTTACCGGAGGGATTCGCCGCTTTCGTCGGAAAATCTGCCGGAGAGTTGCACTGCTGAGTTGACTCGGTCGAATTCCGAGTGTTCTTCTCCGACTGTTGAGAATTCCAAAGATGATTTGCTTCACAGTGGAAATGCAACCACG GATGAGTTCATGGGATGGACAAATGAGAAGCACAATACATTTCTTGATTGTCTTGAAGCATCATTTGTTGAGAAGTTGCACAGATCAACAGTCTTGCGTGCTGGTCGTGTGGAGCTGAACAGGAGTTGCAGAAATTTGTCTCGAAAGCTGTCTGCTCCCAGTGATAAAGCTTCTAAGCAG TTTACTGCTCGGCGAGATGGGTGTTGGAAGATCAATATTGAGAGCGACCAACCTGAGCTGTTTGTCAGGAAGGGTGATGAGTACCATCACGTTACGGACCTCCAATTATGTCCTAGACTCCCTACTGAGGAAAATCAAAGAAGAGATAAGAGGACTTCATCTCATGTACGTAGAGAAAGATCAGACCTGCTCTTTCCCATCCCTGCAGAACTTCAGAAACCAGTTAGCAGAATTGCTG AAGGTTCGGGTCAGAATTTTGCGGATGAAGATTTCGAGGAAAACTCAAGGAGCAAAAGACTGAAGACAGCAATAACGGATACTGCAGATGATGAGCAT ATTGTCCCAAAGGAACAGCCAACTCCATATTCTAGCGAAAGAAAGAAGTAA